In Phragmites australis chromosome 24, lpPhrAust1.1, whole genome shotgun sequence, the following are encoded in one genomic region:
- the LOC133907956 gene encoding uncharacterized protein LOC133907956: MDIVISAVASELVSRFISFLSMKYSSKACLKKNLEMLQHLLLRVHTVVEEAEGRYIANSRMLSQLKALREAMFQGYDVFDTYMPLEKFGEEEEDNPLRVPTVLPIIGGCRVGKKTLVWNICCDDRIRSYYSSIVHFSGDEIQKIDNDKFKRVRTLVTIEFVSDVGDEEWLKFYSFVALTGKGSKVIIISKLEELTRLGTVHPIRINSLSREEYSYLFKVLAFGSANPMDHPRLALVGKELATVFQGSLVMLNVYASVLRTNLNVQFWTRVLELFRVMIYKNLAIFGEHPKSLLEKDGTSVDITGFSLSSLSDTSFRLVLLTTETEASKGGLPTMGFGDIIAGSVILPKKFKLVWESRLPPYTVICANCTAEKPQQPLSPRKKRRRLCVSFRPQ; encoded by the exons ATGGATATCGTCATATCTGCAGTTGCAAGTGAATTAGTTAGCCGATTCATCTCCTTCCTTTCCATGAAGTACAGCAGCAAGGCATGTCTAAAGAAGAACCTAGAAATGTTGCAGCATCTCCTTCTCAGAGTTCATACtgtcgtggaggaggccgagggACGATATATTGCCAATTCAAGGATGTTATCACAGCTCAAGGCACTGAGAGAGGCTATGTTTCAAGGGTACGATGTCTTTGACACCTATATGCCGTTGGAgaagtttggagaagaagaggag GATAACCCATTAAGGGTTCCAACCGTGCTCCCTATCATTGGAGGTTGCAGGGTTGGTAAGAAAACTTTAGTTTGGAATATCTGCTGTGATGACAGGATCCGCTCCTACTACTCTTCTATAGTGCATTTCAGTGGAGATGAGATTCAGAAAATTGACAATGACAAGTTCAAGCGTGTCAGGACTTTGGTTACCattgaatttgtttcagatgttggTGATGAGGAATGGCTGAAATTTTACTCATTTGTAGCACTCACAGGTAAAGGAAGCAAGGTGATCATCATAAGCAAGCTTGAGGAACTCACGAGGCTTGGAACAGTTCACCCGATCCGAATCAATAGCTTGTCGCGAGAGGAGTACAGCTACCTCTTCAAGGTGCTCGCATTTGGAAGCGCAAACCCGATGGACCACCCACGGTTAGCTTTAGTAGGAAAGGAGCTGGCAACGGTGTTCCAGGGGTCACTTGTCATGTTGAACGTGTACGCCTCTGTGCTGAGGACCAACCTGAACGTACAATTCTGGACCCGGGTCCTGGAGCTATTCAGAGTGATGATATATAAAAATCTGGCCATATTTGGTGAGCATCCAAAATCTCTTCTCGAGAAAGATGGTACTTCAGTTGATATCACCGGATTCTCTTTATCATCGCTGTCTGATACCTCATTCCGACTTGTGCTTCTGACAACTGAGACTGAAGCTTCGAAAGGTGGACTACCTACGATGGGTTTCGGAGATATAATAGCAGGCTCCGTGATTCTGCCTAAGAAATTTAAGTTGGTTTGGGAATCGAGGTTACCCCCTTATACCGTTATCTGTGCAAACTGTACTGCAGAGAAGCCTCAGCAACCACTGTCGCCGAGAAAGAAGCGTCGAAGATTATGTGTGTCATTTCGGCCTCAGTAA
- the LOC133907847 gene encoding disease resistance protein RGA2-like → MEAAISAIASEIFSRILSLLSKKYRDHTAMDEKLKRLQQLLLRIHAVVDEADGRYITNPTMLIQLKLLVESMYRGYHMVDIFKYKSLWEKIRHEEGVLQNLEAAIANMTEFVVLLGGCDPCRRPYDTYLYTDNFMFGRHVEKQHIINILLQDRGRHGAPMVLPVIGGCRVGKKTLVSHVCKNDRIQSHFSLILFINGDSIWRIMDHEKFRNGRTLVVIEFFTDVDDDDWVKFYSNVTRLAAEGSKVIIISRIQNLARFGTVKAVFLNSLSREEYSYLFKMLAFGSIDENNHPRLASIANELAVVLGGSLITANVIADLLRRKYDAQFWLRILQRFKVMVDNNLLMYGEHPKDILENERPIDITSFISSYHSALRLMPPRIEKDESSERKLAHIAFGDLITGCIAVPNDRFVLVTWESRIPPYTKLVADVECAEETHECSTSTRKRRSSVRFPQGN, encoded by the exons ATGGAGGCAGCCATATCAGCAATCGCAAGTGAAATATTTAGCCGAATACTCTCCTTGCTGAGCAAGAAGTACAGGGACCATACTGCCATGGATGAGAAGCTGAAACGATTGCAGCAACTCCTATTGAGGATCCATGCTGTTGTCGATGAGGCAGATGGAAGATATATTACTAATCCTACTATGCTAATTCAACTCAAGTTGCTTGTGGAGAGCATGTATCGAGGGTACCATATGGTAGACATCTTCAAGTACAAATCTCTTTGGGAGAAAATCAGACATGAAGAG GGTGTACTGCAAAATTTGGAGGCCGCTATTGCTAACATGACTGAGTTTGTTGTGCTCTTGGGAGGATGTGATCCTTGTCGCAGGCCCTACGACACTTACCTCTACACCGACAACTTCATGTTTGGTCGCCATGTTGAGAAGCAGCACATCATCAACATCTTATTGCAAGATCGTGGACGACATGGTGCTCCTATGGTGCTTCCAGTCATTGGTGGTTGCAGGGTTGGTAAgaaaactttggttagccatgtGTGCAAGAATGATCGTATCCAATCCCACTTCTCTTTGATACTATTCATTAATGGAGATAGCATATGGAGAATAATGGATCATGAGAAGTTCCGTAACGGGAGGACTTTAGTTGTTATTGAATTTTTTACagatgtggatgatgatgattggGTAAAGTTCTATTCAAATGTAACACGTTTGGCAGCTGAAGGTAGCAAAGTGATAATCATAagtagaattcaaaatcttgcAAGGTTTGGAACCGTAAAGGCAGTTTTCCTAAATAGTTTGTCCCGTGAGGAGTACAGTTACCTCTTCAAAATGTTAGCTTTTGGAAGCATAGATGAAAACAATCATCCCCGCTTAGCATCAATAGCAAATGAGCTAGCAGTAGTACTGGGAGGGTCACTCATAACTGCGAATGTCATTGCTGATTTGCTGCGAAGGAAATATGATGCTCAGTTCTGGCTTCGCATACTGCAGCGGTTCAAGGTGATGGTGGATAATAACTTATTAATGTACGGCGAACATCCGAAAGATATCCTCGAGAATGAGCGCCCAATAGACATCACCTCATTTATCTCTTCGTATCACTCTGCTCTTCGTCTGATGCCCCCTCGAATTGAAAAGGATGAATCCTCAGAAAGGAAGTTAGCTCATATCGCCTTTGGAGACCTGATAACTGGATGTATTGCTGTACCCAATGATCGGTTTGTCTTAGTTACGTGGGAGTCACGGATACCTCCATATACAAAGCTTGTTGCTGACGTTGAATGTGCAGAGGAGACGCATGAATGTTCTACCTCCACGAGGAAGCGTCGATCCAGCGTTCGATTTCCACAAGGGAACTAA